The window tcacaataattaataattcaaaatatctAAAAGGCATGTGAAATAATCACGGTCAAAGAAAAATCCTTTGACCTAGAAGTCCAAACTGTACCATATAAATTGGGGCAAAAGGAATAGTATATTCTGCAAATTGTAGATGACGGTCGAAATTAAGAGTGTAAACATAAAAGAATCATGGTCATCGTTCCAAAAAAAGTAAAGATTGTTAAattcataataaataaagtgGATTACAAATTCATAATAAATAACAGAACAAAGTGCAATTAATAGCGTGTTTAAATGTTGTTAACTAACAGTGCTTTCAAGTATATATATTTACACCATTAAATAAATTGACATACAATAATCGGTTACTCTAAATATTAAATGTAATTATTATTGACGCTACCAAATATAGTGTTCCATATGGCTAATGACTTAAAACGTTTTTAGCGTGCATGTACCAGACCTACATCATTTTCGCAACTTGTAATGGGGTTGGTGAGTATCTTTACTTTCACCTAGTAATTCGTCTAATTGGAAAACATTATAGAGTTTAAGCAATATGCATAGTCCGTGTAAGCAAATTTTATATTATTAGGTTATCGTTAAGATTTAAGATTCTACATCTTAAAAGAGGCTTATTTGTAGACATCCTTAATTAAGATAATTACTTGGTAGTGTAAAGAATTCTTTACACTAACGGCGTTTATTACTTCAACTTATCACTATATATAGGTGGAACCCTTTTATCAAAGAAATCATAAGACACTCATCAAGTTATGGCTTCTTCATTTGTTCTTCAAGCTCCATGGGCTATCACAACCAACTTATCTTGTTTTCCTTCCTTTACAAAACCCTCACATGTTTTCCCACACAAAAAACCAAACAATAAGTTCCAAGTATCATGCAACCAAAACAATGAGGCAAATAATTCTCAAGAAAAAGTTGAAAGGAGAAATCTTCTTCTTGGTTTAGGAGGAATTTATGGTGCTGCCCATCTTTTACCATATGATGCTTTAGCAAGTCCCATCCCATCCCCTACTCTTACACAATGTGGCACTGCCATAATTGAAGGTGATAAACCTGTGCCCTACACTTGTTGTCCTCCTATCCCGGAAATCAAAGACGTTCCTTACTATAACCCTCCTCCTGTATCCAGATTTCGCGTTCGTCCTGCAGCTCATACTGTAGATGACGAATACATAGCTAAATATAACGAAGCTTATTCGCGTATGAAGGCGTTGCCGACAGACGATCCTCGTAGTTTCATGCAACAAGCCAATATCCATTGTGCTTATTGCAATGGTGCTTATAAAGTTGGAGGCAAAGAGTTACAAGTTCACTTCTCGTGGCTTTTCTTCCCTTTTCATAGATGGTATGTACGTGCTTTAATTAAGTATTTATATTCTATAATTTGTTATGCTATTCTTTTGTTACAAAATTTGTTGTTATAGGTACATATACTTCTATGAGAGAATCTTGGCTTCCCTAATTGATGACCCTACATTTGCTTTGCCATATTGGAATTGGGACAATCCTAAAGGCATGCATTTGCCTGACATGTTTGATGTCGAAGGTAATTTACTAATTTAGACATGATACTCAGAAACGGATCCATAATTTTAATTCTATAGGTTCAATCTTTTAAGCTTTTGGcattgaattaattattatatttttaaagttatgagttcatatctattatttattataattttattaaatttttaatcataaatttatATCCGTACGTCAAAAGTACTGTTCAGTCGAAAACACTAGATCCGCCTCTAGTCGTAGTTTGCAATATTTGTGTTGACAAGTCGAATATATCCCACATCCATGACGAGAAGCCCTCCCACATCCATGACGAGAAGCCcttttaagtttttaaaaaaGCTTTAGAAAATTTGACTATCACGAAATTTAAGAGAGAAAAagcttttaaaatttgtggtgtTTTAACATGTCATAATATTTGTGCGACTTGTAAAATATTTTGAAGCTTATGGTCTTAAAAAGTTCAAAACATCTGcgtgaaaaataaaatatctcattattaaaggtaaaataaaaagtttaaagttaaattatttttaaatataaaatataacaTATTTTAACAGACTAATTATGAAAGTGTGTCACATAAATTAGAACTTAGGGGTAATTTTGTGGAATACATGTCTATTCAGAATggtcaatttatgatttaaacaGATATGTTTGTTTGTGGAATAAAATGTCTATTCAGAATGGCGGAGTCTTAAGTAAATAAAGTAATTCCATACGAATACACATATATGACTTTGTTATATCCAGAAGTACTTGTTTGTATTTTCCTAATCAGTACACGACCaatttatctttaaaaaaaaatttattttcacGCCTTGAAGCCTTCCTACAATTACTAGATTTCTGATTATTTCGATATTAACAATTTTATTCTAATTTTCCTAATTATAGGTACAAGTATATATAACGAAAGGCGAAACCAAAAGCATAGGAATGGGTTTATTATGGATCTTGGTTATGCTGGAGAAGATGTGGTAGCAAATGATCTACAAAAACTGGTTAATAATCTCACTCTAATGTATCGTCAAATGATCACTAATGCCCCTTGCCCTTCGCTCTTCTTTGGCAAACCTTATAGATTTGGAAGTGAACCTAGTCCAGGGATGGGTACTATAGAAAATGTGCCACATAATTCTATACATAGATGGGTTGGTGATCCAAGACAACCAAATGAAGAAGACATGGGAAATTTTTATTCGTCAGGCAAAGATCCTGCATTTTTTTCACTTCACGCCAATGTTGATCGAATGTGGACAATATGGAAAACACTGGGAGGAAAACGTAAGGATATTAGTGACCCAGATTATTTGGACACTGAGTTCTTTTTCTACGATGAAAAGGCAAAGCCTTTTCGTGTTAGGGTTCGAGATTGCTTGGATGAAAAGAAATTGGGATATACATTTCAACCAATGGATATACCTTGGAAGAATTTCAAGCCACAaccaagaaagaacaaaaagaatgtCAAGATTGATCCAAATTCAGTTCCACCAGCTAGTCAAGTATTCCCTATAAAGAAATTGGACAAGACTGTAACATTTTCAGTGGCTAGACCTAAAAGATTAAGAACTAAAAAAGAGAAGGAAGATGAAGAGGAACTATTGACTTTCAAGAATGTGGAATTGGATGTGAGAAAGTTTGTAAGGTTTGATGTTTTCCTCAATGAGGATAATGATGTGATTGCAAATGAGATAGACAGGACAGAATTTGTTGGGAGTTTTGCAAATTTACCACATATTCATGATGAtcccaaaaaagaaaaatttccTGAATTTAGCCTGGCTATTAATGAATTATTGGAGGATTTAAAACTTGAAGGTGATGATCTTGTTGTGGTGACTCTGGTTCCTAAAAGTGGAGGGGAAAATGTTTCCATTGAAGCTGTTGAGATCCAGTTGGTCCCTTGTTAAGCCATTGAGAAATACTATGTTTTGTATTTCATGTCTACTAATTAaggtttgaaaaacaaatagcatGTTTTCTAGTATCAGAAGGTTAATCCCTTTTGAATATCGTGTGATGATGAAGACTTTAATGAATAAATGCTTTTGTTTTATGGAAAGGCTTCTCTCTTAAACACTTTTATCTTGATGTTTGAAGTATAAAATAATCTTGATAAAAGGATTCATCATAAATTCCGGTAAAAAGTGTACTCAACAGTCAATAATAAGCGTCAAATAGTATCTTTTTAAGGCAGTCTTTTTTGtacatatatatttttctttacttgcAAAGAACTTTGGAGACTACTTTTTTCATGAAAAAACATTTCTCAATCTTTTATACCATTAGTGCAGCTTAAACTTTCATAATAGGTTACTTACCATTTTATTATATTActgtttatatttttattatattactgTTTATATTTATTATAAAGATTTACTTGTAATTACTTTGCAAATAATctaattgtataaatatttttacattatataatatattgtttacccgtaaaacggtacagttgaatttatatgtggtttctagacaagtgaactaatttgatcctgaaataatataataatcgaagaaatacGCAATACTTAGATTtggaatgtagatgaaatagcgAAGATAGTGATTCCATGAACACGGTTTTCGAACACAGCAATAATGGGATCAAAAAGTCAGAGAGTGAAATTATATAAAGCTTTGTATGgaatataatatatgttcttgccagaaatttcgtgtcatttacaatgataactaagctcactatttatagttatgtctagggaagaaggtccaaggatcgtgccctccttcaatgtcaattatgagggtcattgatgtaTATGTAACGTTGAGCGTAAATACCAAATTCTTTGTAACgaaccgtcgctcttaatgctgtaaaatattccttagtaaatgctaccgggcgcagagtaTTTAATATACTTTTATGAACATTATCCGTTCCAGTGACAAATGTAGTGGCTGCGTTCGGTCCTCAGCCATTccatcttgggttccacgtgtcctcctttAGTCAGCCAcgcgtcatatcatattttaccatttaaagatagtccccctgctttccggtgacataactttgtgttacctgAACGTTGGTAGAAACTGCTTTTTGGCGGCAATTACTATAATTCCTTCTGAAGGtctctgacagttgattagacgcacgtctctccgcatttaatgccccaaacATGCGTCATCCCATGACTCAGCACAACTTTAGCCGGTTATGGAGGTAATCGTGGCCATGAATTTAGCAggcaaaattttacttatacacaactttctttttctttacgCTTCATAATTGCTTGAGTTTTTTATTTGCATCCTTGTTTTCCATCCTTTTCCTAATTTTCTTTAAACAAAAATTCTTTACCTTCTTCTTttccaatggcttcttcttcTAAACGTAGTGGTTCTTCAATGAATAAGAACAAAACCAAGGAATCCATTCCTCCAACAGTGGATTCCATTATCCCAAGGAGGCTTAATACTGCAAagaattttgaagagaaattccctactgctaaccctcgtacataggctgttagtaggtactcttcttccattcgtccttctagTATCCttgctgtgaaggaggactggTACTGCAATGAGTTGGAAATCATTGCTCCTAATCTAtcagagcgagtgacccttcccaaggaaggttttacatactttttcacgtatccctttactttgggtgcattttctttgagaggagagcttgattccgtgattgcggagttttgccttcgctaccaggtaTGTTTGGCATAGGTAAGTCATTCAGTGTGGAGGAGGATCGCCTGCCTCCGACGCTTGTGCCAAGAAACTggggaggagctaaccttagctcatgtgatgaatctttattctgccaaaatcttccgcgggggaataataaacctttgcaagcgtggacaccatgctttgttgtctaggatggatgatgacaatgaccgtgggtggatggaggGATTCATTTCAgttgccaccaacgacatcattccgacAATGAATTCATCCTTTGCGGTTTCTTGGAGCTGCACTCGTAAGTTCTTTGTATAATATTCCTCTTAATAGATATTCTTCTATGGACGTATCATCTCTTCACACTTCGcatatttcagcaactcgatggctcCCACCAGTGGTGAAAGGTTTGAACTAGTGGGTTTAGAAGATTTTGGAAGTCACAACGCCGAAACTCGTTTGTGGAGAGAACTAGCCCTTAagtacgggtggaaggccaaaaatcatggtaactctaatttaccttgcttttatttttgtatatgaagaacttggttgaacccttctgactttgttcatggaattaggtctacctgcgggctctgttGATGTCCCCGAGGAGGATATTCTGGCTGATTTTGCTGATGCAgtgaggctgcttcaggaagcacttactcaAATAGGTATCTCCAGGCATGTTTCGGGTGTAAGTATTTCTGTATGGAGTCCCCGACCGGAGGATAAACAAACAAAGAGGAGAAGCTCCTCTacggggaaaagaataaaagggcaaaTGTTGATTCCCCCGCGTCATCTCCGATGGCgatgatgactggtcctccttTTGGACCGGTcgtagacaccgtgatgattgagGATGATGAAGAAGTTGTTGATGTGTGAGCTTCTTTACACAGAAGGCAACGATTCTCATCATCTCAACAAGATGCTGGGtctgttgagatagttacaccaactgaagaCGATGTCTCGACACTTTGGGGAGAGTCTAATTTGGTAGAATATGCCAACTTCCTTTTTCAGGCCCCAATTATTGCAACCAGTGTTGTGTGGCTGAGTACCAGGTCCTTatcgtctttggttggcgagcgtCAAACAACCAACATTGCATATGATACAACTGCTTCTCACCCTTCAACTCCACCAGCTttatctccaccttcaccaacaccagcaactgctaaaTCATTTCCATCTTCGTCTACTCTTCCACCAGCGGTTTCTACACTACCTCCATCGGCCGCACCTGACCGTGAAGAAGGTGTTTCTCTTTCACAGTCCCAAGTTCATAGGAATTTAGGGCAAAATTACACTGCCCCTTTTGAAGATCTACAAAAGAGGAGGAACATTACTCTTTTGTTCTCTACTGggtgcaacttgctatcccgacCGGTGGATCTttctaattatctgaagcctttggcttcagaaaaggactgggaaaagattcaggcactctcaggagagtgcttgttgaactaTGCTATGCCCAATGCCGCAACGGTATGTTCCTTCCTTCCTCTGTTATTTCTTTTACTATGAACAATCGTATTCTAAATTTTACCTTTTCTTATtttataggccaactttcttgcttttgagggccttcaaaggttgatacgtgagaaggaagaacttattTCTTAATGGGATCAGCTTTTGGCAGAACTGGAATAGACTATTCTCCGCCTCTCGAAATTGGAAACTAGAGCTGCTGAGGCCGTcattttggaggctcgtttgcagaaAAGCGAGTAAGAAATGGTAATCATCTGGCAAGAAATTGGACtgttgagggttagatttgatgaggtcaaggccaaatgggcagaagtccagaatgctgttcttgctgcaaccgaccgCGAAGATGCCTTCGCTGAAAGAGTGATTGACTTggaagcagccttgaactccaaaaatGAAGAGCTTGATGCCATGGAGGCGAAACATGCCCAGCTGGAAGAGAAGTACATGAAAACTATTGatcataataggctctttagttcaactgtccgtgaGCTCAAAATATGCCTCCAATCTGCTAGATCCGCCTGGGAAAAGCTTTTTGCCGAGGtcactcaactcaaagaagaacttaagcaccgagcggcttccctcattgttgaaaaaacttattctaTGTAAACCATGAGGATAAAAATCTTGGAATAGGCCAAAGATGGTATCATCTTTGGTGATGTCAAAATATCTAaagcccgagagcttgagttggctgtaAACAATGGACTCCCGGTGCAGTCTAATGCTCCAGGTTCTTCCGATTCCGATTCCAAGTTTACGAAAACTGAAGAAGTATCAGAAAGTGATGAGGCGGAAGGAGAAACTGGGGAAAGCCTAGAGCCATCGGCGGAACCAACTACTCTTTCCGACAATGCgtatacttctcttcctcctagtCCCGGAGATGCTGCActttagcttttcctttcttttctcattttgtaCTTGAAACGTTTTGGCATGTTCTTGTGAATAAATATATACTTTTTGTTCAAATAtcatttgagtcttactttcgtttgagTATCCATGCAAGCTTTTAACTTTTGTATTTGCTCAAGTATTCTGTGCATGTTATTCAATTCGcactttactatgtgtagtctcggatgcgttttcttcgaagcattttggttctgagtattatcccttttacatgagggATTTTATGAATATTTTCGCAAgtttcccttttacatgagggtctatatgaatatttgcgcaagtttcccttttacatgagggtttctatgaatatatgcgcaagtttgctttttgcgtccttttgGTATGCGATttcgggtgtattttttcccGATGGCATTTTGGATTCCGAGAattgattcttccggaaccaaccctttaatgtgaggttttttataatagagggccctcttatgtttacggttctcttgaagaggacgtctcatgttcattacagcactaacatttgaagtacttgtttaactttcaaatgagaaagttagctcatcgttcagacaagaaacaagataaaatcaAAAGGATttaattttattccttctattttcagaaTTACAgaagcattttgctatgcagaaaaaaaattgccattacttgtggctatcttgtacaacttgtttctaagGAGCTGGCTGCGCAGTCCCCAGTCCTGATGATGCATTTTGTTTCTGGATTTTCATTCCCGGTTGTCGTGGAagtcattgttgtcgtatcctcatatcattccccccagtgttTGAATGCGAGGAACGCGAATTGGagcactggaagtcttgtatcttcgaaggtcctactaatgaattgctaggtaatccttcactcggtaacatatcttgtttccccttaggaatccatgcaatcaagcgaaagaatacctaacagtcctctgGCAGTTTATGCCCATGAGTGGTCGGGTAACCTCGGTTCGTTAGCAAACttacttcccggtgggaatttgctatcgaaccaaagattacctaatcGTCCCCGAGTGGAAGCTCGTTTGTTTGCCTTAccatcaaaggtcttattgctgctgccttcgtagtatgctttccgtcgctgccttgttaaaaaccttgtcagaaaagcccaattgggacaaaaactgaacgaagggtaAAAGAGTGCGGCATATGCTTTCAGTTTGAGTGTTGTTGATCATcggcaataatatcttttgaggtgtaccacgttccagttgctgggcAGCTTGTCCCCATTTTGGTTCTCCAACTcatatgaacctttcccagtgacAGCTGCAATCCGGTAGGGATATTACCATGTTGGGACTAGCTTTCCCACGTTGAGCTCCCAGGTATTTTGTGTTACTTTCCTTTAAAACCAAGTATTCTACTTTGAAAAAACTGAAATTGGCTCTCTGATTCTAATATCGCCCATCCTatgcttttgagctgccattcttacatgcTCCAAGTCCCTGCATCCCTCAAGAAGTtccaagttgactaacattgATTCGTTATTCAATTCTCCAATTGTCCcagaatatctcaaagtgggttcgcccACTTCAACAGGGATTAAGGTTTCAACACCGTATATGGGGGAAAATGAGTTTCTCCTGTAGTTGATTTGTCCGttattcggtaggcccataggacTCCGGGCAACTCTTCATGCCATTTGCCTTTTggtgcttccaaccttttcttgaggttttgaatgatcactttgtttgttgactctgctTGATCGTTCGCTCTCGGGTGATAAGGTGAGGATGTGATTCTCTTTCTTTTCAAGCCATGgaagaactttgtaacttttgcactgatgaattgtggcccattgtcgcatgctatatCTTTTAGTATTCTGAaactgcaaattatatttttcccaatgaaatcgaccacttcgcgttctccaaTTTTTTTATAAGAACCTACTTCCACCTATTTAGAAAATAAATTAGTcgaaattaaaagaaaccttacctttctaGGAGCCGGTAgcagcggtccgacgatgtccatccatCATTTCATGAATGGTCATGGGGACAGAActgaatgtaagggttctgccgattgatgtactagtgatgcatagcgttggcacttatcacattttcgtacgaaatcTTTGGCATCTTGATCcatgcgaggccagtaatatccaGCTCGTACCAATTCTAGCACCAAAGATTTTGTGCCTGAGTGATTGTTGCATATTCCTTTCTGTATTTCTTTCATGACATAGTCAGCTTCTGACGCTCCTAAACACCAGGCCTTGGAAATATTTTCTATGCAATTGGCCTTTCCTGAAGCTATAACATGTAGCTTTGGTGCGTAACACATGTAATGATTTGATATCATAGGGAAACGTTCCTTGCTCGAGGTAGTTGATTATTttgttcctccagtcccagaccagattagccgaattcacctcatagtaacTATCTGTGTCAAGGACTgagctcatcagttgtactaccattCCAAACTCCGATCCTTTTATTTCTGTTAATGAACCTAAATTTGCTAATGCATCCGCCTTTGCATTATACTCTCTCGGGATATGAGTTATTGACCACTCACGGAATCGTGCCAAAAGAGCCTAGACCTTTACCACACATTATTGCATatgttcttctttggtatcaaagattcCGTAAACCTGATTTATCACCACCTGTGAGTCATATTTGATTTTTataacctcggaatcaagtccccggtccaattcgagccctgcaatcaaagcttcatactctgtttcattgttagttaaagggatcatgttgatggcttgccttaaggtttcccctcAAAGGCGTGATTAAAACTATTCCGAGCCCTGACCCTTTATACGTTCGAGGCTCCATCCGTAGATAAGGTCTAAACCCCTGATTCTGACTCCGACActattactgcctccttggtttcTAGAGGCAGGAGTCACGGAccaaaatcggccacgaagtcagccaagacttgtgacttaatttcAGCCCTcgatttatattctatgtcgaacttACTCATTTCAACTACCCATTTGTCCAATATGCCAAAGAGCTCGGGCTTGTGAATGATATTTTGCAAAGGGAAAGTACTCACCACAGCtattgggtggcattgaaaatagggcctcagcttttgagcggcgactacgagatcTAAAGCCattttttccaaatgtgggtagcgagtttctgctcctgtTAAAATTTTGGTAGCTTAATAAATAGGAAGCTGCGTACCTTCGTCCACCCGGACTACACACTTAtcgcaacttctgaaaccgcgaggtagaccAGTAATATTTTGTCGTGTTTTGGTTTCGAGAGCA is drawn from Nicotiana tomentosiformis chromosome 12, ASM39032v3, whole genome shotgun sequence and contains these coding sequences:
- the LOC104118749 gene encoding polyphenol oxidase E, chloroplastic-like — protein: MASSFVLQAPWAITTNLSCFPSFTKPSHVFPHKKPNNKFQVSCNQNNEANNSQEKVERRNLLLGLGGIYGAAHLLPYDALASPIPSPTLTQCGTAIIEGDKPVPYTCCPPIPEIKDVPYYNPPPVSRFRVRPAAHTVDDEYIAKYNEAYSRMKALPTDDPRSFMQQANIHCAYCNGAYKVGGKELQVHFSWLFFPFHRWYIYFYERILASLIDDPTFALPYWNWDNPKGMHLPDMFDVEGTSIYNERRNQKHRNGFIMDLGYAGEDVVANDLQKLVNNLTLMYRQMITNAPCPSLFFGKPYRFGSEPSPGMGTIENVPHNSIHRWVGDPRQPNEEDMGNFYSSGKDPAFFSLHANVDRMWTIWKTLGGKRKDISDPDYLDTEFFFYDEKAKPFRVRVRDCLDEKKLGYTFQPMDIPWKNFKPQPRKNKKNVKIDPNSVPPASQVFPIKKLDKTVTFSVARPKRLRTKKEKEDEEELLTFKNVELDVRKFVRFDVFLNEDNDVIANEIDRTEFVGSFANLPHIHDDPKKEKFPEFSLAINELLEDLKLEGDDLVVVTLVPKSGGENVSIEAVEIQLVPC